CATTGTGTCAGTCCTCCAATCATCTTTAAAATGCTGTCGGTGATGCCTTTTAAATCGGCCTCGATTTCTTGCAAGGGGCGTGGAGGGACATACTTGTAGAAGTGGCGATTGAAGGGGACCTCATAGCCAACAATTCCAATCTGTTCGTCCTTTTCGTCTTTGATCGAATCATTGATCCACGCATCCGGCACATACGGCTTAACTTCTCGCTGAAAATAATCTTCAATGCTTTCGCTTAAAGGAACGCTCTCGGTATCGCGCAGGCTCGTATCAGGTTCTGGATTTTCATTTTTGTCACAACAAACCGTAGCACCGTCATCATGAGTACCAAACACCCCGACAATCGCTTTAAGAATGGGGGCGCCAAGCTTGATCCCCCTGGATCTCGCCTGTTCGTGAATTTCATTGATAAAGCTTTCGCGGTCGGTCCAAATCTTCTGGCCATCCAAAGATTTTAGAATATCCAAAAAGGCACGCTGCTGGGCCTTGCCTTGTTCAACTTCTTCATCATGTGCTTTGGACCCTTTTTTCTTTTTTGAGACAGCAAGATTAACAAAGGCACTGGCTTCTTGAAGCAAAGACAAAGCATCTTGTGAGATTTGAAACTTGAGCTTCAGAGGCCGTTCGACCGTAATTTTTCTAAAACCAAAATGGGTGTTATCAAAGATTTTTGAAAACTCCCCATCTTTGAACTCACCATAAAGACGTGTAATATTTTCAATCTGCTTTTCAGTGATGTAGTTGCGCTTGTTGCCGAGACTCTTGCGCATCTTTTCAAAAAAGGAGACAGCGTTAATGAGTTGCACTTTACCTTTACGCTCCGGCGCTTTTCGATTGGTGACGATCCAGATATAGGTGAAGATTCCTGTGTTGTAGAAAAGCTGATCCGGCAGGCCGACAATGGCCTCCAACCAGTCGTTTTCAATGATCCATCGCCTGATTTCGGATTCGCCGGAACCGGCATCGCCTGTGAAAAGAGGTGAGCCGTTGAAGACAATGCCCAAACGTGTGCCACCTTGATCCACCGGCTTCATCTTTGAAATCATGTGTTGCAGAAATAAAAACGAACCGTCGTTTATCCGAGGAAGCCCGGCGCCAAAACGTCCAGAAAACCCCTGCGATTCATGCTCCTTGGTGACAAAATCTTGCTCGGCCTCCCATTTGACTCCAAATGGAGGATTCGCCAGCATGTAGTCAAATTTTTCAGATGGAAAACCATCGGTAGACTGTCCATCCCCAAGAACATCCCCAAAAACAATATTTTCAATGCTATGCCCTTTGATGAGCATATCCGAACCGCAAACAGCGTAGGATTCGTCGTTATAATCCTGCCCGAATATTTCAGGCTTCGCATC
This portion of the Deltaproteobacteria bacterium CG11_big_fil_rev_8_21_14_0_20_49_13 genome encodes:
- a CDS encoding DNA methyltransferase; translated protein: LDFQRLKSDPNHIAKNLAHYLKSFSIRARGILDHFGFSEHIEKLEKANRLYLVVSKFAEIDLHPDKVSNQEMGYIFEELVRKYNEDANETAGDHFTPREVIRLMVNLLFAPDDDILTQKSIVKTIYDPTCGTGGMISTAEEHLKKLNPDAKPEIFGQDYNDESYAVCGSDMLIKGHSIENIVFGDVLGDGQSTDGFPSEKFDYMLANPPFGVKWEAEQDFVTKEHESQGFSGRFGAGLPRINDGSFLFLQHMISKMKPVDQGGTRLGIVFNGSPLFTGDAGSGESEIRRWIIENDWLEAIVGLPDQLFYNTGIFTYIWIVTNRKAPERKGKVQLINAVSFFEKMRKSLGNKRNYITEKQIENITRLYGEFKDGEFSKIFDNTHFGFRKITVERPLKLKFQISQDALSLLQEASAFVNLAVSKKKKGSKAHDEEVEQGKAQQRAFLDILKSLDGQKIWTDRESFINEIHEQARSRGIKLGAPILKAIVGVFGTHDDGATVCCDKNENPEPDTSLRDTESVPLSESIEDYFQREVKPYVPDAWINDSIKDEKDEQIGIVGYEVPFNRHFYKYVPPRPLQEIEADLKGITDSILKMIGGLTQ